In the genome of Nocardioides sp. NBC_00368, the window ATTCGTGTCTATCTCGTCGACGACCAGGAGCTCGTGCGAGCCGGCTTCCGGATGCTCATCGACTCCCAGCCCGACCTCAGCGTCGTCGGCGAGGCCGGCGACGGCCAGGAGGCCGTCGCCGCGCTCACCCCGGGCGGCACCGAGGCGGACGTCGTCCTGATGGACGTACGCATGCCGCGCATGGACGGGGTCGAGGCGACCGGCCTGATCGCCGGCCGCGAGGGCGCGCCCAGGGTGATCGTGCTGACCACCTTCGACCTCGACGAGTACGCCTTCGCCGCGATCCGGGCGGGCGCCGCGGCGTTCCTGCTCAAGGACGCCCGTCCCGAGGACCTGCTCACCGCGATCCGTACGGTGCACGCCGGCGACTCGGTCGTCGCGCCGAGCACCACCCGGCGGCTGCTGGAGCACTTCGCCGCCTCCGCGCCCTCGACCACCGCCCCCGCGGCCGCCGAGCAGCAGCTGGCGGCGCTGACCGAACGTGAGCGCGAGGTGCTCACGCTGGTCGGCCGCGGCCTGTCCAACACCGAGATCGCCGAGACCTTCGTGGTCGCCGAGGCGACCGTGAAGACCCACGTCGGGCGGCTGCTGGCCAAGACCGGTTCCCGTGACCGCGTCCAGCTCGTGGTGCTGGCCTACGAGACCGGCCTGGTCGGCCGCTAGTCTCGCCCGTGGTCGAGCCGGTCGAGACCACATCTCAAACGGTATCGGCGACAGTGAGCGCGGTGCGTCGTGAAAGTCAGGGGAAACCAGATGGACCAGCAGGCGTCACGAGGTCACGACGATGCAACGAGGCTGGGCGACCGCCTCTTCACCCCGATCGGTATCGCAGTCGCCGCGTTGCTGCTGGGACTCGTGATCGGCTTCGTGTTCGCGCAAGGGCGCTCA includes:
- a CDS encoding response regulator transcription factor, with translation MTIRVYLVDDQELVRAGFRMLIDSQPDLSVVGEAGDGQEAVAALTPGGTEADVVLMDVRMPRMDGVEATGLIAGREGAPRVIVLTTFDLDEYAFAAIRAGAAAFLLKDARPEDLLTAIRTVHAGDSVVAPSTTRRLLEHFAASAPSTTAPAAAEQQLAALTEREREVLTLVGRGLSNTEIAETFVVAEATVKTHVGRLLAKTGSRDRVQLVVLAYETGLVGR